Proteins from a single region of Symphalangus syndactylus isolate Jambi chromosome 12, NHGRI_mSymSyn1-v2.1_pri, whole genome shotgun sequence:
- the ANKRD35 gene encoding ankyrin repeat domain-containing protein 35 isoform X1, with product MKRIFSCSSSQVAVERWNRRDQKLLEAVHRGDVGRVAALASRKSARPTKLDSNGQSPFHLAASKGLTECLTILLANGADINSKNEDGSTALHLATISCQPQCVKVLLQHGANEDAVDAENRSPLHWAASSGCASSVLLLCDHEAFLDVLDNDGRTPLMIASLGGHAAICSQLLQRGARVNVTDKNDKSALILACEKGSAEVAELLLSHGADAGAVDSTGHDALHYALHTQDKSLWRLLQQALNRRRRGGQRLVQHPDLASQASPSEPQAGSPPRAEPEEEQEEKEDEDPCSEEWRPKYEEEQRKVVQLEQELVQKTEECKTQAAAYLGLENQIREQVQELGLLLSWEPRASGRQGSSLRPGGDGTEQGCPMDLLAERIQELKKQQQAAATVNLVLAPKKAEDSAPGKIQYEVHGRSQPEEQGPPQSPASETIRKATGQQLTTNGAQTFGPDHADQLPAGQKESSQVLGVEPGGTVAEPVGPAAMNQLLLQLREELAAVWREKDAARGALSRPVMEGALGTPRAEAAAAAWEKMEARLERVLARLERAKAGLQVKPEVPSQESREGAQKAAPGSIKEDEEKEKRVPGAGGEPLGAPGGEKALGGLAKVQLEKEMSVLRLSNSNLLEELGELGRERQKLQRELQSLSQRLQREFVPKPEAQVQLQQLRQSVGLLTNELTMEKEATEKLRKLLASQSSGLRGLWDCLPPDLVGKRSAQSKAAESLEELRACITTLVDRHREAQQVLARLQEENQQLRGSLSQCGEPGTSLKVPASPQVAALEQDLGKLEEELRAVQATMSGKSQEIGKLKQLLYQATEEVAELRAREAASLRQHEKTRGSLVAQAQAWGQELKALLEKYNTACREMGRLREAVAEERRRSGDLAAQAAEQERQASEMRGRSEQFEKTAELLKEKMEHLIGACRDKEAKIKELLKKLEQLSEEVLAIRGENARLALQLQDSQKNHEEIISTYRNHLLNAARGYMEHEVYNILLRILSMEEE from the exons ATGAAGCGTATCTTCTCTTGCTCCAGCTCACAGGTGGCG GTGGAGAGATGGAACCGCCGTGATCAGAAGCTGCTGGAGGCAGTGCACAGGGGGGATGTGGGACGCGTGGCTGCCCTGGCCTCCAGAAAATCTGCCCGACCCACCAAGCTAGACTCGAACGGCCAGTCCCC GTTTCATCTGGCAGCCTCCAAAGGCCTGACAGAATGTTTGACTATCCTGCTTGCAAATGGGGCTGACATCAACAGCAAGAATGAGGACG GAAGCACTGCCCTACACTTGGCCACCATCTCCTGCCAGCCACAGTGTGTTAAGGTTCTGCTTCAG CATGGTGCTAATGAAGATGCTGTGGATGCAGAAAACCGTAGTCCATTGCACTGGGCAG cctcctctggCTGTGCCTCAAGTGTGCTCCTGCTGTGTGACCACGAAGCCTTCCTGGACGTGTTGGATAAT GATGGACGTACACCTCTGATGATCGCATCGCTGGGTGGGCACGCAGCTATCTGCTCACAACTGCTGCAGCGAGGCGCCCGAGTTAATGTTACAGACAAGAATGACAA ATCGGCTTTGATCCTGGCCTGTGAGAAAGGCAGTGCTGAGGTGGCTGAACTGCTCCTGAGCCACGGAGCAGACGCAGGGGCTGTGGACAGCACAGGGCATGATGCTCTGCACTATGCTCTGCACACACAAGACAAGTCACTGTGGAGGCTGCTACAGCAGGCCCTGAACCGGCGGCGGCGGGGCG GTCAGAGGCTAGTCCAGCACCCAGATCTTGCATCCCAG gcctctcCCTCTGAGCCCCAGGCAGGCTCCCCACCTAGAGCAGAGCCTGAAGAGGagcaagaggagaaggaggatgaAGACCCGTGCTCGGAGGAGTGGAGGCCGAAGTATGAAGAGGAGCAGAGGAAAGTTGTTCAGCTGGAGCAAGAGCTGGTGCAAAAGACAGAAGAGTGTAAGACTCAAGCTGCAGCCTATCTGGGCCTTGAGAACCAGATTCGAGAGCAGGTGCAGGAGCTAGGGCTCCTCCTATCCTGGGAGCCCAGAGCTTCAGGAAGGCAAGGCTCTAGTCTCCGGCCTGGAGGGGATGGCACGGAGCAGGGTTGTCCTATGGACCTGCTGGCTGAGCGTATACAAGAGctaaagaagcagcagcaggcagCAGCCACAGTAAATCTAGTATTAGCTCCCAAGAAGGCTGAGGACTCAGCCCCAGGAAAGATCCAGTATGAAGTCCATGGAAGGTCCCAACCAGAAGAACAGGGGCCGCCCCAGAGCCCAGCGTCTGAGACCATCAGGAAAGCCACAGGACAGCAACTGACTACCAATGGGGCACAGACCTTTGGCCCTGATCATGCTGACCAGCTGCCTGCTGGCCAGAAGGAGAGTTCCCAGGTTCTAGGAGTTGAACCAGGAGGCACAGTGGCTGAACCAGTGGGCCCAGCAGCCATGAACCAGCTTCTGCTACAACTAAGGGAGGAGCTTGCTGCAGTGTGGCGAGAAAAGGATGCTGCCCGGGGGGCTTTGTCAAGACCGGTCATGGAGGGAGCCCTGGGGACTCCCCGTGCTGAGGCAGCAGCAGCTGCGTGGGAGAAGATGGAAGCCCGACTGGAGCGGGTGCTGGCAAGGCTGGAACGGGCAAAGGCAGGACTACAAGTGAAACCTGAGGTTCCTTCCCAGGAGTCCAGAGAGGGAGCCCAAAAGGCAGCCCCAGGGAGCATCAAGGAGgatgaagagaaggagaaaagggtTCCTGGGGCTGGCGGGGAGCCTCTAGGGGCCCCTGGAGGGGAAAAGGCCCTAGGAGGCCTGGCAAAGGTACAGCTGGAGAAGGAGATGTCAGTACTGAGACTGAGCAACAGTAACTTGCTGGAGGAGTTAGGGGAGTTGGGGCGGGAGCGGCAGAAGTTGCAGAGGGAGCTACAGTCCCTGAGCCAGCGGTTGCAGCGGGAGTTTGTGCCCAAGCCAGAGGCGCAGGTCCAGCTACAGCAGTTGCGACAGAGTGTGGGGCTGCTGACAAATGAACTGACCATGGAGAAGGAGGCCACAGAGAAGCTGCGGAAGCTCCTGGCCTCCCAGAGCAGCGGTCTCCGAGGGCTGTGGGACTGCCTGCCCCCAGACCTAGTGGGCAAGAGGAGTGCACAAAGCAAAGCAGCGGAGTCCCTGGAGGAGCTGCGGGCCTGCATCACCACCCTGGTGGATCGGCACCGGGAGGCCCAGCAGGTGCTGGCTCGGCTGCAAGAAGAAAACCAGCAGTTGCGGGGGTCCTTGTCCCAGTGTGGGGAGCCAGGCACCTCCTTAAAGGTCCCAGCATCCCCCCAAGTGGCCGCTCTGGAGCAAGACCTGGGGAAGCTGGAGGAAGAGCTGCGGGCAGTTCAAGCCACGATGAGCGGGAAGAGCCAGGAGATCGGAAAGCTGAAGCAGTTGCTCTACCAAGCCACAGAGGAAGTGGCTGAGCTAAGGGCCCGGGAGGCAGCTAGCCTACGGCAACACGAGAAAACTCGAGGTTCGCTGGTGGCCCAGGCTCAGGCTTGGGGCCAGGAGCTAAAGGCTCTGCTGGAAAAGTATAATACGGCCTGCCGGGAAATGGGTCGGCTGCGGGAGGCGGTGGCCGAGGAGCGCCGCCGGAGCGGGGACCTGGCCGCTCAGGCAGCCGAGCAAGAGCGCCAGGCCAGCGAGATGCGGGGGCGCTCCGAGCAGTTTGAGAAAACGGCAGAGCTGCTGAAAGAGAAGATGGAGCATCTCATTGGGGCTTGCAGAGacaaggaggccaag ATCAAGGAGTTGCTGAAGAAGTTGGAGCAGCTTTCAGAAGAGGTTCTAGCAATTCGGGGAGAAAATGCTCGCCTTGCCCTGCAGCTGCAG GATTCCCAGAAGAACCATGAAGAGATCATCTCCACCTACAGGAATCATCTACTGAATGCTGCTCGG GGCTACATGGAACATGAAGTGTACAATATCCTGCTGCGAATCCTTAGCATGGAAGAGGAGTGA
- the ANKRD35 gene encoding ankyrin repeat domain-containing protein 35 isoform X4, with the protein MKRIFSCSSSQCVKVLLQHGANEDAVDAENRSPLHWAASSGCASSVLLLCDHEAFLDVLDNDGRTPLMIASLGGHAAICSQLLQRGARVNVTDKNDKSALILACEKGSAEVAELLLSHGADAGAVDSTGHDALHYALHTQDKSLWRLLQQALNRRRRGGQRLVQHPDLASQASPSEPQAGSPPRAEPEEEQEEKEDEDPCSEEWRPKYEEEQRKVVQLEQELVQKTEECKTQAAAYLGLENQIREQVQELGLLLSWEPRASGRQGSSLRPGGDGTEQGCPMDLLAERIQELKKQQQAAATVNLVLAPKKAEDSAPGKIQYEVHGRSQPEEQGPPQSPASETIRKATGQQLTTNGAQTFGPDHADQLPAGQKESSQVLGVEPGGTVAEPVGPAAMNQLLLQLREELAAVWREKDAARGALSRPVMEGALGTPRAEAAAAAWEKMEARLERVLARLERAKAGLQVKPEVPSQESREGAQKAAPGSIKEDEEKEKRVPGAGGEPLGAPGGEKALGGLAKVQLEKEMSVLRLSNSNLLEELGELGRERQKLQRELQSLSQRLQREFVPKPEAQVQLQQLRQSVGLLTNELTMEKEATEKLRKLLASQSSGLRGLWDCLPPDLVGKRSAQSKAAESLEELRACITTLVDRHREAQQVLARLQEENQQLRGSLSQCGEPGTSLKVPASPQVAALEQDLGKLEEELRAVQATMSGKSQEIGKLKQLLYQATEEVAELRAREAASLRQHEKTRGSLVAQAQAWGQELKALLEKYNTACREMGRLREAVAEERRRSGDLAAQAAEQERQASEMRGRSEQFEKTAELLKEKMEHLIGACRDKEAKIKELLKKLEQLSEEVLAIRGENARLALQLQDSQKNHEEIISTYRNHLLNAARGYMEHEVYNILLRILSMEEE; encoded by the exons ATGAAGCGTATCTTCTCTTGCTCCAGCTCACAG TGTGTTAAGGTTCTGCTTCAG CATGGTGCTAATGAAGATGCTGTGGATGCAGAAAACCGTAGTCCATTGCACTGGGCAG cctcctctggCTGTGCCTCAAGTGTGCTCCTGCTGTGTGACCACGAAGCCTTCCTGGACGTGTTGGATAAT GATGGACGTACACCTCTGATGATCGCATCGCTGGGTGGGCACGCAGCTATCTGCTCACAACTGCTGCAGCGAGGCGCCCGAGTTAATGTTACAGACAAGAATGACAA ATCGGCTTTGATCCTGGCCTGTGAGAAAGGCAGTGCTGAGGTGGCTGAACTGCTCCTGAGCCACGGAGCAGACGCAGGGGCTGTGGACAGCACAGGGCATGATGCTCTGCACTATGCTCTGCACACACAAGACAAGTCACTGTGGAGGCTGCTACAGCAGGCCCTGAACCGGCGGCGGCGGGGCG GTCAGAGGCTAGTCCAGCACCCAGATCTTGCATCCCAG gcctctcCCTCTGAGCCCCAGGCAGGCTCCCCACCTAGAGCAGAGCCTGAAGAGGagcaagaggagaaggaggatgaAGACCCGTGCTCGGAGGAGTGGAGGCCGAAGTATGAAGAGGAGCAGAGGAAAGTTGTTCAGCTGGAGCAAGAGCTGGTGCAAAAGACAGAAGAGTGTAAGACTCAAGCTGCAGCCTATCTGGGCCTTGAGAACCAGATTCGAGAGCAGGTGCAGGAGCTAGGGCTCCTCCTATCCTGGGAGCCCAGAGCTTCAGGAAGGCAAGGCTCTAGTCTCCGGCCTGGAGGGGATGGCACGGAGCAGGGTTGTCCTATGGACCTGCTGGCTGAGCGTATACAAGAGctaaagaagcagcagcaggcagCAGCCACAGTAAATCTAGTATTAGCTCCCAAGAAGGCTGAGGACTCAGCCCCAGGAAAGATCCAGTATGAAGTCCATGGAAGGTCCCAACCAGAAGAACAGGGGCCGCCCCAGAGCCCAGCGTCTGAGACCATCAGGAAAGCCACAGGACAGCAACTGACTACCAATGGGGCACAGACCTTTGGCCCTGATCATGCTGACCAGCTGCCTGCTGGCCAGAAGGAGAGTTCCCAGGTTCTAGGAGTTGAACCAGGAGGCACAGTGGCTGAACCAGTGGGCCCAGCAGCCATGAACCAGCTTCTGCTACAACTAAGGGAGGAGCTTGCTGCAGTGTGGCGAGAAAAGGATGCTGCCCGGGGGGCTTTGTCAAGACCGGTCATGGAGGGAGCCCTGGGGACTCCCCGTGCTGAGGCAGCAGCAGCTGCGTGGGAGAAGATGGAAGCCCGACTGGAGCGGGTGCTGGCAAGGCTGGAACGGGCAAAGGCAGGACTACAAGTGAAACCTGAGGTTCCTTCCCAGGAGTCCAGAGAGGGAGCCCAAAAGGCAGCCCCAGGGAGCATCAAGGAGgatgaagagaaggagaaaagggtTCCTGGGGCTGGCGGGGAGCCTCTAGGGGCCCCTGGAGGGGAAAAGGCCCTAGGAGGCCTGGCAAAGGTACAGCTGGAGAAGGAGATGTCAGTACTGAGACTGAGCAACAGTAACTTGCTGGAGGAGTTAGGGGAGTTGGGGCGGGAGCGGCAGAAGTTGCAGAGGGAGCTACAGTCCCTGAGCCAGCGGTTGCAGCGGGAGTTTGTGCCCAAGCCAGAGGCGCAGGTCCAGCTACAGCAGTTGCGACAGAGTGTGGGGCTGCTGACAAATGAACTGACCATGGAGAAGGAGGCCACAGAGAAGCTGCGGAAGCTCCTGGCCTCCCAGAGCAGCGGTCTCCGAGGGCTGTGGGACTGCCTGCCCCCAGACCTAGTGGGCAAGAGGAGTGCACAAAGCAAAGCAGCGGAGTCCCTGGAGGAGCTGCGGGCCTGCATCACCACCCTGGTGGATCGGCACCGGGAGGCCCAGCAGGTGCTGGCTCGGCTGCAAGAAGAAAACCAGCAGTTGCGGGGGTCCTTGTCCCAGTGTGGGGAGCCAGGCACCTCCTTAAAGGTCCCAGCATCCCCCCAAGTGGCCGCTCTGGAGCAAGACCTGGGGAAGCTGGAGGAAGAGCTGCGGGCAGTTCAAGCCACGATGAGCGGGAAGAGCCAGGAGATCGGAAAGCTGAAGCAGTTGCTCTACCAAGCCACAGAGGAAGTGGCTGAGCTAAGGGCCCGGGAGGCAGCTAGCCTACGGCAACACGAGAAAACTCGAGGTTCGCTGGTGGCCCAGGCTCAGGCTTGGGGCCAGGAGCTAAAGGCTCTGCTGGAAAAGTATAATACGGCCTGCCGGGAAATGGGTCGGCTGCGGGAGGCGGTGGCCGAGGAGCGCCGCCGGAGCGGGGACCTGGCCGCTCAGGCAGCCGAGCAAGAGCGCCAGGCCAGCGAGATGCGGGGGCGCTCCGAGCAGTTTGAGAAAACGGCAGAGCTGCTGAAAGAGAAGATGGAGCATCTCATTGGGGCTTGCAGAGacaaggaggccaag ATCAAGGAGTTGCTGAAGAAGTTGGAGCAGCTTTCAGAAGAGGTTCTAGCAATTCGGGGAGAAAATGCTCGCCTTGCCCTGCAGCTGCAG GATTCCCAGAAGAACCATGAAGAGATCATCTCCACCTACAGGAATCATCTACTGAATGCTGCTCGG GGCTACATGGAACATGAAGTGTACAATATCCTGCTGCGAATCCTTAGCATGGAAGAGGAGTGA
- the ANKRD35 gene encoding ankyrin repeat domain-containing protein 35 isoform X5, with the protein MIASLGGHAAICSQLLQRGARVNVTDKNDKSALILACEKGSAEVAELLLSHGADAGAVDSTGHDALHYALHTQDKSLWRLLQQALNRRRRGGQRLVQHPDLASQASPSEPQAGSPPRAEPEEEQEEKEDEDPCSEEWRPKYEEEQRKVVQLEQELVQKTEECKTQAAAYLGLENQIREQVQELGLLLSWEPRASGRQGSSLRPGGDGTEQGCPMDLLAERIQELKKQQQAAATVNLVLAPKKAEDSAPGKIQYEVHGRSQPEEQGPPQSPASETIRKATGQQLTTNGAQTFGPDHADQLPAGQKESSQVLGVEPGGTVAEPVGPAAMNQLLLQLREELAAVWREKDAARGALSRPVMEGALGTPRAEAAAAAWEKMEARLERVLARLERAKAGLQVKPEVPSQESREGAQKAAPGSIKEDEEKEKRVPGAGGEPLGAPGGEKALGGLAKVQLEKEMSVLRLSNSNLLEELGELGRERQKLQRELQSLSQRLQREFVPKPEAQVQLQQLRQSVGLLTNELTMEKEATEKLRKLLASQSSGLRGLWDCLPPDLVGKRSAQSKAAESLEELRACITTLVDRHREAQQVLARLQEENQQLRGSLSQCGEPGTSLKVPASPQVAALEQDLGKLEEELRAVQATMSGKSQEIGKLKQLLYQATEEVAELRAREAASLRQHEKTRGSLVAQAQAWGQELKALLEKYNTACREMGRLREAVAEERRRSGDLAAQAAEQERQASEMRGRSEQFEKTAELLKEKMEHLIGACRDKEAKIKELLKKLEQLSEEVLAIRGENARLALQLQDSQKNHEEIISTYRNHLLNAARGYMEHEVYNILLRILSMEEE; encoded by the exons ATGATCGCATCGCTGGGTGGGCACGCAGCTATCTGCTCACAACTGCTGCAGCGAGGCGCCCGAGTTAATGTTACAGACAAGAATGACAA ATCGGCTTTGATCCTGGCCTGTGAGAAAGGCAGTGCTGAGGTGGCTGAACTGCTCCTGAGCCACGGAGCAGACGCAGGGGCTGTGGACAGCACAGGGCATGATGCTCTGCACTATGCTCTGCACACACAAGACAAGTCACTGTGGAGGCTGCTACAGCAGGCCCTGAACCGGCGGCGGCGGGGCG GTCAGAGGCTAGTCCAGCACCCAGATCTTGCATCCCAG gcctctcCCTCTGAGCCCCAGGCAGGCTCCCCACCTAGAGCAGAGCCTGAAGAGGagcaagaggagaaggaggatgaAGACCCGTGCTCGGAGGAGTGGAGGCCGAAGTATGAAGAGGAGCAGAGGAAAGTTGTTCAGCTGGAGCAAGAGCTGGTGCAAAAGACAGAAGAGTGTAAGACTCAAGCTGCAGCCTATCTGGGCCTTGAGAACCAGATTCGAGAGCAGGTGCAGGAGCTAGGGCTCCTCCTATCCTGGGAGCCCAGAGCTTCAGGAAGGCAAGGCTCTAGTCTCCGGCCTGGAGGGGATGGCACGGAGCAGGGTTGTCCTATGGACCTGCTGGCTGAGCGTATACAAGAGctaaagaagcagcagcaggcagCAGCCACAGTAAATCTAGTATTAGCTCCCAAGAAGGCTGAGGACTCAGCCCCAGGAAAGATCCAGTATGAAGTCCATGGAAGGTCCCAACCAGAAGAACAGGGGCCGCCCCAGAGCCCAGCGTCTGAGACCATCAGGAAAGCCACAGGACAGCAACTGACTACCAATGGGGCACAGACCTTTGGCCCTGATCATGCTGACCAGCTGCCTGCTGGCCAGAAGGAGAGTTCCCAGGTTCTAGGAGTTGAACCAGGAGGCACAGTGGCTGAACCAGTGGGCCCAGCAGCCATGAACCAGCTTCTGCTACAACTAAGGGAGGAGCTTGCTGCAGTGTGGCGAGAAAAGGATGCTGCCCGGGGGGCTTTGTCAAGACCGGTCATGGAGGGAGCCCTGGGGACTCCCCGTGCTGAGGCAGCAGCAGCTGCGTGGGAGAAGATGGAAGCCCGACTGGAGCGGGTGCTGGCAAGGCTGGAACGGGCAAAGGCAGGACTACAAGTGAAACCTGAGGTTCCTTCCCAGGAGTCCAGAGAGGGAGCCCAAAAGGCAGCCCCAGGGAGCATCAAGGAGgatgaagagaaggagaaaagggtTCCTGGGGCTGGCGGGGAGCCTCTAGGGGCCCCTGGAGGGGAAAAGGCCCTAGGAGGCCTGGCAAAGGTACAGCTGGAGAAGGAGATGTCAGTACTGAGACTGAGCAACAGTAACTTGCTGGAGGAGTTAGGGGAGTTGGGGCGGGAGCGGCAGAAGTTGCAGAGGGAGCTACAGTCCCTGAGCCAGCGGTTGCAGCGGGAGTTTGTGCCCAAGCCAGAGGCGCAGGTCCAGCTACAGCAGTTGCGACAGAGTGTGGGGCTGCTGACAAATGAACTGACCATGGAGAAGGAGGCCACAGAGAAGCTGCGGAAGCTCCTGGCCTCCCAGAGCAGCGGTCTCCGAGGGCTGTGGGACTGCCTGCCCCCAGACCTAGTGGGCAAGAGGAGTGCACAAAGCAAAGCAGCGGAGTCCCTGGAGGAGCTGCGGGCCTGCATCACCACCCTGGTGGATCGGCACCGGGAGGCCCAGCAGGTGCTGGCTCGGCTGCAAGAAGAAAACCAGCAGTTGCGGGGGTCCTTGTCCCAGTGTGGGGAGCCAGGCACCTCCTTAAAGGTCCCAGCATCCCCCCAAGTGGCCGCTCTGGAGCAAGACCTGGGGAAGCTGGAGGAAGAGCTGCGGGCAGTTCAAGCCACGATGAGCGGGAAGAGCCAGGAGATCGGAAAGCTGAAGCAGTTGCTCTACCAAGCCACAGAGGAAGTGGCTGAGCTAAGGGCCCGGGAGGCAGCTAGCCTACGGCAACACGAGAAAACTCGAGGTTCGCTGGTGGCCCAGGCTCAGGCTTGGGGCCAGGAGCTAAAGGCTCTGCTGGAAAAGTATAATACGGCCTGCCGGGAAATGGGTCGGCTGCGGGAGGCGGTGGCCGAGGAGCGCCGCCGGAGCGGGGACCTGGCCGCTCAGGCAGCCGAGCAAGAGCGCCAGGCCAGCGAGATGCGGGGGCGCTCCGAGCAGTTTGAGAAAACGGCAGAGCTGCTGAAAGAGAAGATGGAGCATCTCATTGGGGCTTGCAGAGacaaggaggccaag ATCAAGGAGTTGCTGAAGAAGTTGGAGCAGCTTTCAGAAGAGGTTCTAGCAATTCGGGGAGAAAATGCTCGCCTTGCCCTGCAGCTGCAG GATTCCCAGAAGAACCATGAAGAGATCATCTCCACCTACAGGAATCATCTACTGAATGCTGCTCGG GGCTACATGGAACATGAAGTGTACAATATCCTGCTGCGAATCCTTAGCATGGAAGAGGAGTGA